Below is a genomic region from Roseovarius arcticus.
CGTCAGAAACTCGCCCTTCTCAATCTTCAGATTGACTTTGTCGACAGCAAGGAAATCGCCAAACTTCTTGGATAGATCGCGGATGTTCAGATTGCCTTGGACAGGCACTAGGCCAGCCATCTAATTAGCTGCCCCGCGCAGCTTCAGCTTGTTGCGGGCCTCTTGCGGGGTGATTGCGCGCCCACCCATGCGCTCGATAATCTCGACCACGCGCGTGACCAGCTGGCCGTTCGTGGCCAGAACGCCGCGATCCAGAAAAATGTTGTCCTCCAGCCCGACGCGCACGTTGCCGCCCATAGCGACAGCCGCCGCGGCCATCGGCATCTGCATGCGGGAAATACCAAAGCCCGCCCAGCTGGCGCCCTGCGGTAGGTGGTCCTTCATCACTTTCATTGTGTCGACGCTCTGATCCGCGCCCCACGGAATGCCGAGGCATATCTGGAACATCGGCGGCGCAGCGATCAACCCTTCGGCAATCATTTGCGTGGCAAAACGAATGTGGCCCAGTTCGAACACTTCCATCTCGGGCTTGACGCCCCATTCAAGGGTCAGCTCCGCCATGCGCCGCAAAGTGGGGGGCGTCGAGATATAGATATTGTCGCCATCACCAAAATTCAGCGTGCCGCAATCCAGCGAGCAGATTTCCGGCAGGCATTCATGGACATGGATCAGACGATCCTCGGCCCCGATCATGTCGGTGCCAGGGCCGGGCATAGCTGGGTTTGTCGCATCTGGAACCCAGTCGCCGCCCATGCCGGCAGTGAGGTTAATGACAACATCCGTGCCGCTGTCCCGGACGCGGTCGACCGCTTCCTTGAATAGCTTTGGATCGCGCGAACCCTTACCAGTCTCTGGATCGCGCACATGAAGATGCGCGACGGCCGCGCCGGCCTTGGCAGCCTCGATCGCGGCTTCGGCCACTTCTTTCGGCGTCACCGGCACATGGGGGCTGCGCCCCGTGGTGTCACCCGCACCCGTGACGGCGCATGTTACTATCACTTCGAAATTCATCTTGATGCCCCTTTTTGTAACATCATTCTTTGTCGGTACGCGAACGAGAGATTATCGAATAATCGACAAATCGGACGTCTGAATGGCGAATTTACGCGCCCGGAGACGCTGCATGCTCCCCATCTCGTCGCACGTCCCGCAGAGCGTTGAGCACGGCGACGATTTCCCTGTCGCGCTGCCCGGCCATGTCTGAAAAATGCCTATCCCCGGCAATTGCATTGCATCCGTCAACCATGCGATCGCGCAGCTCTTGCGTCAGTTCTGGTGCATCAAGTCGCGTCCAAGGCAACTTCAACGCCGGGCCGAACTGATCTAAATTGGTGGCCATTCCCCCCGCCCCGCAGGCCACGTGAAAGGCCATGCACTGGCCTTGTGCCACCATGCGCGGCGCGGGGCCGTTCATTAGGGCAACGTCGATATCTTCGGGGGTTGCCTCGCCATTGGCGACCATGTGCAGCGCCTCGCGCCAGAGCGCCTCTTGCAGACGCGTGGCGATAAAGCCAGGGACTTCCTTTTTCATCAACAGCGGTGCCTTGCCCGCCACCTCATAAAATCGCCCAGCCCATTCGACGGCGGCGGGATCAGTTTTTTTGCCGCCAACAATTTCGACCAGCGGCAGAAGATAGGGAGGATTGAATGGATGCGCGATGACGGTGCGCCCAGGCGTGGCGCAGTCGGCCTGAATATCGCTCATCATCAGGCCCGAAGTGGATGAGCCAATCACGACGTCGGGCGGCACAATGTCACCCAGCGTCTTATACAGCGCCTGCTTCATCTTAAGGTTCTCAGGCGCGCTTTCCTGAATGAACTGCGCACCTTTCACTGCCTCAGACAAATCATGCGACACCGTCAGGCGGTCCAGCGATGCGCCGGGGGCCAACCCCAAGTCGGTCAGGCTACGCCACGCCGTGTCGAGGATTGTGCGGAACGCCGCCACTTCGGCGGGGTCGTGCAAATAGCACGTGACATCATAGCCCCGCGCAAGGAAATGCGCGGTCCATCCGCCACCGATTGGTCCGCCACCGATGCTGGCGATACGGGTAACCTTCCTAGGATCAGGGTGCATCTCAGCGTCCTTTGAAATTGGGTTCGCGCTTTTCAACAAACGCCGCCACGCCCTCGGCGGCATCCTCGGATTTCAGCATCTTGCGGTAGGTTGGCATGGGGTCGGTGCGCATCTTGTGAAACGCTTGCTCCAGCGGCACACATTCAATAGCGCGCTGCACTTCCTTCACGGTCTGCATCGCTAAGGGCGCGGACCATGCGATTGACGCGGCCCATTCGCGCGCGGCATCCATCAGCCCCGCGGCGGGGACCACCTTGTTGACCAGACCATAATGCGCCGCCTCCGCCGCTGTCATGCGGCGGCCCAGCAGAAACATCTCCATCGCGATGTTGCGCGGGATGAGGCGCGGCAGGCGTTGCAGCGCGCCCGCATCAGGCACGATCCCCAAGGGCATTTCAGGCAGCCCGAATTCGACATGATCGGCAGCGATCAACAGATCACATCCCATGGCCATCTCAAACCCGCCGCCAATGGCATGGCCGTTGATTGCGGCAATCACCGGCTTGTTCAGTGTCCAGTTTTCGGTGAGGCCGGTAAAACCGCCCTCGCCGTAATCATCGGTTTCCCACCAGTTATCGAGCTGCATATCGCCATCGTTTAGCGCCTTGAGGTCCCATCCTGCCGAAAATATCCGGTCTCCGCCGCCCGTCAGGATGGCCACGCGCAGTTCCGGATCATCGCGCAACTCCTTGAACGCATCGGCCAGCGCGCGGGACGTGGGAACGTCGATGGCATTCACCTTGGGCCTGTCTAACGTCACTTCCAGAACGTGGCCGTCGCGGCGCACCTTCACTCCATCGGTCATGGTTTTTCCTATCATTGAAATGCTGGGATGACGTCTTGGCAGAACATCCTGAGCGAGCGTTGCTGCGCCTCGTGATCCAGCCCCATTGAGGCGTAATAGATGAACTCATTCGCCCCCAGCGCCTCGTATCGCTTCAACTTTGCGATGCACGTCTCTGGCGAGCCGAACATCAGGTTTTCCTCAAGCATTGCTGGATCGTACTGCTCGCGGCCTTCCAGCTCGCTCAATGGGATCTGCTTGGGAAAGCCGTTGACCACATCGCCAGTGTTGCAAAAAAGGTTTTCGAATTGGCCCAGTAGCGTGCGGATAGCCTTGAGGCCTGCGTCACGATCTGCCGCATTGTCGTAGACACAGGCATGACGCATCAGGGCAAAGCGCGGGATCCATCCGTTATCCGCCTTGGCGATCGCCTCGTCCAATTGCTTTTTGTATATCTCGGCCTCGGCGAACGGGCGGGTCAGCGGCCAACAATTGACGTGGCAGCGATTGCGCATCGCGTAATCGTAGGTGATGGGCGAGCGTGCCGCTATCCAGACCGGCACTTCGGGCTGCACGGGTTTAGGGACGGACGTCGACGTTGGGAACTGCCAGTACTCGCCATCATGGGCATAATCGCCCTTCCATAGCTCGCGGACAGCAGGCAGCATTTCCTGCATGTAGCGCCATGCATCGGACTGCTTTAGCCCCGGCTTCATCCGGTCGAATTCGCGTTGATACGCACCCGATCCGATGCCGAACTCCAGCCGCGCACCACTAAGCAGATCAACCATCGCCGCCTCGCCCGCCAGATTGATCGGGTGCCAGTAGGCCACTGATGCGACGGCGGTGCCTAGGCGGATTTTGTCGGTCTCGCCTGCCCACCACGTCAGCAGTTGGAAAGGGTTCGGCGCGATTGTCATTTCGAGCGCGTGATGCTCGGCTGACCAGACGATGTCAAAGCCGCCCTCCTCGGCCATCTGCACCATCTTGATCGTGTGGCGCACGACGTCGTTCATATCGAGGCTGTCGTCCATCCGC
It encodes:
- a CDS encoding 3-keto-5-aminohexanoate cleavage protein — protein: MNFEVIVTCAVTGAGDTTGRSPHVPVTPKEVAEAAIEAAKAGAAVAHLHVRDPETGKGSRDPKLFKEAVDRVRDSGTDVVINLTAGMGGDWVPDATNPAMPGPGTDMIGAEDRLIHVHECLPEICSLDCGTLNFGDGDNIYISTPPTLRRMAELTLEWGVKPEMEVFELGHIRFATQMIAEGLIAAPPMFQICLGIPWGADQSVDTMKVMKDHLPQGASWAGFGISRMQMPMAAAAVAMGGNVRVGLEDNIFLDRGVLATNGQLVTRVVEIIERMGGRAITPQEARNKLKLRGAAN
- a CDS encoding 3-hydroxyacyl-CoA dehydrogenase NAD-binding domain-containing protein, whose protein sequence is MHPDPRKVTRIASIGGGPIGGGWTAHFLARGYDVTCYLHDPAEVAAFRTILDTAWRSLTDLGLAPGASLDRLTVSHDLSEAVKGAQFIQESAPENLKMKQALYKTLGDIVPPDVVIGSSTSGLMMSDIQADCATPGRTVIAHPFNPPYLLPLVEIVGGKKTDPAAVEWAGRFYEVAGKAPLLMKKEVPGFIATRLQEALWREALHMVANGEATPEDIDVALMNGPAPRMVAQGQCMAFHVACGAGGMATNLDQFGPALKLPWTRLDAPELTQELRDRMVDGCNAIAGDRHFSDMAGQRDREIVAVLNALRDVRRDGEHAASPGA
- a CDS encoding carnitinyl-CoA dehydratase, with the protein product MTDGVKVRRDGHVLEVTLDRPKVNAIDVPTSRALADAFKELRDDPELRVAILTGGGDRIFSAGWDLKALNDGDMQLDNWWETDDYGEGGFTGLTENWTLNKPVIAAINGHAIGGGFEMAMGCDLLIAADHVEFGLPEMPLGIVPDAGALQRLPRLIPRNIAMEMFLLGRRMTAAEAAHYGLVNKVVPAAGLMDAAREWAASIAWSAPLAMQTVKEVQRAIECVPLEQAFHKMRTDPMPTYRKMLKSEDAAEGVAAFVEKREPNFKGR
- a CDS encoding LLM class flavin-dependent oxidoreductase: MKFHLAINLERMDDSLDMNDVVRHTIKMVQMAEEGGFDIVWSAEHHALEMTIAPNPFQLLTWWAGETDKIRLGTAVASVAYWHPINLAGEAAMVDLLSGARLEFGIGSGAYQREFDRMKPGLKQSDAWRYMQEMLPAVRELWKGDYAHDGEYWQFPTSTSVPKPVQPEVPVWIAARSPITYDYAMRNRCHVNCWPLTRPFAEAEIYKKQLDEAIAKADNGWIPRFALMRHACVYDNAADRDAGLKAIRTLLGQFENLFCNTGDVVNGFPKQIPLSELEGREQYDPAMLEENLMFGSPETCIAKLKRYEALGANEFIYYASMGLDHEAQQRSLRMFCQDVIPAFQ